The following coding sequences are from one Triticum dicoccoides isolate Atlit2015 ecotype Zavitan chromosome 4A, WEW_v2.0, whole genome shotgun sequence window:
- the LOC119287171 gene encoding 3-ketoacyl-CoA synthase 5-like yields the protein MSSSSAAMHPKAVYRLIVDNFLAVVTAAMATLSVVALVWLGPEELISWLRGREFQPAHLFFAGFVAAAAATLYLLLRPRAVYLVDYACFSSSFNRPLARIPMASFIEHNKHTPSINERSVRFISRLLERSGLGEETCLPAAHNYVPTHKYCTLDNARAEFELVVFSAIDDLLAKTGVTPDAISVLVLNCSLFCPTPSLVDVIINKYNLRSDVRSINLSGMGCSAGLISVGLARNLLQVVPRGSRALVVSTETITPNYYVGNERAMLLPNCLFRVGGVAALLSTSPAKARFRLKHVVRTFTGTDDSAYRCVYQEEDEQGNIGINLSKNLMAIAGNSLEANITRIGPLVLPASEQLLFALSFVARKVLRVRVKPYIPDFSTAFKHLCIHAGGRAVIDELQKNLSLSDEQVEASRMTLHRFGNTSSSSLWYELAYVEAKGRMRKGDRIWMIGFGSGFKCNSAVWECIDPPARSTDGPWSTCIHRYPVDIPDVRNN from the coding sequence ATGAGCTCGTCGTCTGCCGCCATGCACCCCAAGGCCGTGTACCGGCTCATCGTGGACAACTTCCTTGCCGTTGTCACCGCCGCCATGGCCACTCTCTCTGTCGTCGCCCTGGTGTGGCTCGGGCCAGAGGAGCTGATCAGCTGGCTCCGTGGCCGTGAGTTCCAGCCAGCGCACCTGTTCTTCGCCGGGTTCGTTGCGGCCGCAGCAGCCACCTTGTACCTCCTGCTCCGTCCGCGTGCCGTGTACCTGGTCGACTATGCCTGCTTCAGCTCCTCCTTCAACCGCCCGCTCGCCCGCATCCCCATGGCCTCATTCATCGAGCACAACAAGCACACGCCCAGCATCAACGAGCGCAGCGTCCGGTTCATCTCGCGGCTGCTGGAGCGCTCCGGGCTCGGGGAGGAGACCTGCCTGCCGGCGGCGCACAACTACGTCCCGACGCACAAGTACTGCACCCTCGACAACGCCCGCGCCGAGTTCGAGCTCGTGGTCTTCTCGGCGATCGACGACCTGCTCGCCAAGACCGGCGTCACCCCAGACGCGATCAGCGTGCTCGTCCTCAACTGCAGCCTGTTCTGCCCCACGCCATCCCTGGTGGACGTAATCATCAACAAGTACAACCTGCGTAGCGACGTCCGTAGCATCAACCTCTCGGGCATGGGGTGCAGCGCGGGTCTCATCTCCGTGGGGCTCGCCCGGAACCTCCTGCAGGTTGTTCCCCGAGGCTCCCGCGCACTGGTCGTCTCCACGGAGACCATCACGCCCAACTACTATGTCGGCAACGAGCGCGCCATGCTGCTGCCAAACTGCCTGTTCCGTGTCGGCGGGGTGGCCGCGCTGCTGTCCACGTCCCCCGCAAAGGCCCGATTCCGCCTCAAGCACGTTGTGCGCACCTTCACCGGCACCGACGACAGCGCTTACCGGTGCGTGTATCAGGAGGAGGATGAGCAGGGGAACATCGGGATCAACCTCAGCAAGAACTTGATGGCCATCGCCGGGAACTCGCTCGAGGCCAACATCACCAGGATCGGGCCACTGGTCCTGCCGGCCTCCGAGCAGCTCCTCTTCGCTCTCTCCTTCGTTGCGCGGAAGGTGCTTCGCGTGCGAGTCAAGCCCTACATCCCGGACTTCTCCACGGCGTTCAAGCACTTGTGCATCCACGCGGGCGGCCGCGCCGTCATCGACGAGCTGCAGAAGAACCTCAGCCTCTCCGACGAGCAGGTGGAGGCGTCGCGGATGACGCTGCACCGGTTCGGTAACACGTCGAGCAGCTCGTTGTGGTACGAGCTGGCCTACGTGGAGGCCAAGGGCCGGATGCGCAAGGGCGACCGCATTTGGATGATCGGCTTCGGCTCAGGGTTTAAGTGCAACAGCGCGGTGTGGGAGTGCATAGACCCTCCTGCACGCAGCACTGATGGGCCGTGGTCCACGTGCATCCACAGGTATCCGGTGGACATTCCTGACGTCCGAAACAACTAG